A part of Thermocrinis albus DSM 14484 genomic DNA contains:
- the ilvC gene encoding ketol-acid reductoisomerase, translating into MAKVYYDADATLEPLIGKTVAILGYGSQGHAHALNLRDSGIRVVIGLPAGSKSRTKALQDGFPVYEPARAVQEADIVMMLTPDTVQPQLYKESVEPYLDSSKSLAFAHGFNIHFRQIVPPPSVDVFMVAPKGPGHLVRWMYEEGKGVPALIAIHQDATGTCRDKALAYAKAIGATRAGVIETTFKEETETDLFGEQAVLCGGVTALIKAGFETLVEAGYQPEVAYFECLHELKLIVDLIYQYGISGMRYSISDTAKYGDVTRGRRIYEVVKPLMKKILEEIQTGEFAREWVLENQAGRPVFHALLEKDKEHTIEKVGSQLRNMMPWLGGKDLK; encoded by the coding sequence ATGGCAAAGGTGTACTATGACGCAGATGCCACCTTAGAACCTCTCATAGGTAAAACAGTCGCCATTCTAGGATACGGTAGCCAAGGACACGCTCACGCCCTTAACCTACGCGACAGCGGTATAAGGGTAGTCATAGGTCTACCTGCCGGCAGTAAGTCCAGAACAAAGGCCTTACAGGACGGTTTCCCTGTTTACGAACCTGCCAGAGCTGTTCAAGAAGCTGATATCGTTATGATGCTTACACCCGATACAGTACAGCCTCAGCTATACAAGGAGAGCGTAGAACCTTACTTGGACTCTTCCAAAAGTCTTGCCTTTGCACACGGTTTTAACATTCACTTCAGACAGATAGTGCCACCACCTTCTGTGGATGTGTTCATGGTGGCACCTAAGGGGCCCGGACACTTAGTGAGGTGGATGTACGAAGAGGGGAAGGGTGTACCTGCCCTCATAGCCATCCATCAGGACGCTACGGGAACATGCAGGGACAAAGCTCTAGCTTATGCCAAGGCCATAGGTGCCACAAGAGCAGGTGTTATAGAGACAACCTTTAAAGAAGAGACTGAGACGGACCTCTTTGGTGAACAGGCCGTCCTCTGCGGTGGAGTGACAGCTCTTATAAAAGCTGGTTTTGAAACTCTAGTGGAGGCGGGATACCAACCGGAGGTAGCTTACTTTGAGTGTCTTCACGAACTTAAGCTGATAGTGGATCTCATATACCAGTACGGTATAAGTGGTATGCGTTACTCCATATCGGACACAGCCAAGTACGGTGATGTAACTCGGGGTAGGAGGATATATGAGGTGGTAAAACCCCTTATGAAGAAGATCTTGGAAGAGATACAGACGGGAGAGTTTGCGCGTGAGTGGGTTCTGGAAAATCAAGCGGGAAGACCTGTTTTCCACGCTCTTCTTGAGAAAGACAAAGAACACACTATAGAGAAGGTAGGTTCACAGCTTAGGAACATGATGCCCTGGTTGGGAGGTAAAGATCTAAAATGA
- the rpmF gene encoding 50S ribosomal protein L32 has translation MAVPKRRTSVWRRDQRRAQSFFARLKVSSLAVCPNCGEMCMPHRVCPYCGYYRGKKILQDK, from the coding sequence ATGGCTGTACCGAAGAGAAGGACATCGGTTTGGAGAAGAGATCAGAGAAGGGCACAAAGTTTCTTTGCAAGACTGAAGGTGAGTTCCTTGGCGGTTTGTCCCAACTGCGGTGAGATGTGCATGCCTCACCGTGTCTGTCCTTACTGTGGATACTACAGAGGTAAAAAGATCCTTCAGGATAAATGA
- the plsX gene encoding phosphate acyltransferase PlsX — MSETIIAVDCMGGDYAPEEIVKGCVLAYRELGLRSYLVGDETAIRKILKALGEEESEHLQIVHAGDAIGMHEPPSVVLRRKDSSLYVAGLLVREGKADGLVSAGNTGAVLTVGKFIVGSIEEMERPTIGVALPNPYGKTVLLDVGANVDCKPKHLLQFAIAGHTYAEEVLNIRNPRVGILSIGEEEGKGNELVKETYPLLKASGLNFLGNAEGRDIYSGNFDVIVCDGFVGNVILKASESLGMAVVQMIKEEVKKSIVARIGALLMMPALNNFKKKADFSEYGGIPLLGAKKPVIITHGRANARAIKNAIKVANEFLAHRFNERLSQNLLRFSPQGVKT; from the coding sequence ATGAGTGAAACCATCATAGCTGTAGACTGTATGGGGGGAGATTACGCCCCCGAAGAGATAGTAAAGGGTTGTGTTTTAGCTTATAGGGAGTTGGGTCTGCGATCCTACCTGGTGGGTGACGAAACCGCGATAAGGAAGATCCTCAAAGCTCTGGGAGAGGAAGAGAGTGAGCACCTTCAGATAGTCCATGCCGGCGATGCTATAGGTATGCACGAACCACCTTCTGTTGTGTTGCGCAGGAAGGACTCTTCCCTGTACGTGGCTGGACTCTTGGTGAGGGAAGGAAAGGCAGACGGTCTTGTGTCGGCGGGCAATACGGGAGCTGTTCTCACAGTAGGAAAGTTCATAGTGGGTAGTATAGAGGAGATGGAAAGACCCACCATAGGAGTTGCCTTACCAAACCCCTACGGGAAAACGGTACTCCTGGATGTAGGTGCTAACGTGGACTGTAAACCCAAGCACCTGCTGCAGTTTGCCATAGCAGGACACACATACGCGGAAGAGGTCCTCAACATAAGGAACCCTCGCGTAGGTATCCTCAGCATAGGAGAAGAGGAGGGCAAAGGTAACGAACTGGTAAAGGAAACATACCCTCTTCTGAAGGCTTCAGGACTTAACTTTCTTGGCAATGCGGAGGGTAGAGACATATACTCGGGAAACTTTGACGTTATCGTCTGTGACGGTTTTGTGGGAAACGTCATCCTCAAAGCTAGCGAAAGTCTCGGCATGGCGGTGGTACAGATGATCAAAGAGGAAGTAAAGAAGAGTATCGTAGCCAGGATAGGTGCTCTCCTTATGATGCCGGCCCTTAATAATTTTAAGAAAAAGGCTGACTTTTCCGAATACGGAGGCATACCTCTCTTGGGTGCCAAAAAACCGGTGATAATAACACACGGAAGAGCCAATGCACGAGCCATAAAGAACGCCATAAAGGTAGCCAACGAATTTCTGGCTCACCGTTTCAACGAAAGATTGTCCCAGAATCTCTTAAGGTTCTCTCCCCAAGGAGTTAAAACCTGA
- a CDS encoding beta-ketoacyl-ACP synthase III, which yields MGTTIVGLGFYVPHHVLTNFDLEKMVDTSDQWITTRTGIKERRIARDEDLVDMAQKASVKALQMAGVEPNQLDAILVATITPPLGFPAAACLLQQRIEAQRAYALDISAACSGFLYGLELADALITSGKAKKVLLVGAEKLSQIVDWQDRSTCVLFGDGAGAVVLSQGEGGVLSSTLRSDGNFWEILYAPKCGSIKMKGRELFRLAVRSLEEASLEALEKAGLKPQDIDLFVPHQANVRIIEAVAEKLSIPKEKIYINIDRYGNTSAASIPIALSEAYAEGRLRRGDTVLLAAMGGGLTWGAMVIRF from the coding sequence ATGGGTACCACTATAGTAGGACTCGGGTTTTACGTGCCTCATCATGTGCTAACCAACTTTGATCTGGAAAAGATGGTAGATACATCCGACCAGTGGATCACCACAAGAACTGGTATAAAGGAGAGAAGAATAGCCCGCGACGAAGATTTGGTGGACATGGCTCAGAAGGCCTCTGTCAAAGCTCTCCAGATGGCAGGTGTAGAACCTAACCAGCTGGATGCCATACTAGTGGCCACCATAACACCCCCTCTGGGTTTTCCCGCAGCAGCTTGTTTACTACAGCAGAGAATAGAAGCACAGAGAGCTTACGCTCTTGACATATCCGCAGCGTGCAGTGGTTTTCTTTACGGTCTTGAGTTGGCAGACGCCCTCATAACATCTGGTAAAGCTAAGAAGGTTCTCTTGGTAGGTGCGGAGAAACTCTCCCAGATAGTGGACTGGCAGGACAGATCTACCTGTGTCCTTTTCGGTGATGGTGCTGGTGCCGTTGTACTCTCCCAGGGAGAGGGTGGTGTCCTTTCTTCCACCCTTAGATCTGACGGAAATTTCTGGGAGATTCTTTACGCTCCGAAATGTGGTAGTATAAAGATGAAAGGGAGAGAGCTCTTTAGGTTGGCCGTTAGAAGTTTAGAGGAGGCATCACTGGAAGCTCTGGAAAAGGCGGGTCTCAAACCGCAGGACATAGATCTTTTTGTACCTCACCAAGCCAACGTGAGGATAATAGAGGCTGTGGCGGAAAAACTCTCTATACCTAAGGAGAAGATCTACATCAACATAGACAGATACGGTAACACCAGCGCCGCATCTATTCCCATAGCCCTGTCGGAAGCCTATGCGGAGGGAAGGCTAAGGAGGGGTGACACAGTACTTCTGGCTGCTATGGGGGGAGGCCTCACATGGGGTGCTATGGTCATAAGGTTCTAA